Part of the Streptomyces sp. NBC_00457 genome, GGAGGGGCCGTGACGTCCACTCTTCCGTTCTCCGCCGCAGAAGGACACACGATGACCCGAGCCACTGAGCACCGAATCGATATGACGGCCACAGTGGTGTCCTTGGCCACTGAAGCCACTGAGCTGGAGATCCGCGTCAACGAGCTTCGCCAAGAACTCGTGGACCTCAACGAGCGGATTGAAGCGATCTCCGACGCTCTGCACCAGCTCCCGACCAATTCGGCGGTCGTCAGCAACGCAGCGGTGCGCAGCGAACTCTGAGACGCCGTCCGCACCGCGTGCGCACCAAGGTCACCTGACCGCCCCTTTCCGCCTTGGGGCCGCGCGCGGCGAGCGGCCCCAGGACAGGGAACGCCTCGTGGTGTCTCAACCCGACCTCGGACGGCGACGGGCGTGGGCCCGCGCCGCCGCCTACTCCTGGGGCAACTGGTCGACGTGGACCTCGACGGCGGGGACGAGCCACTCCATCAGTTCCTCGAAGTCGAGTGTGGCCAGCGGCTCCACCGCGAGGACGTAGCGCAGCATGACGAGGCCGGCCAGTTGTGCGGACGTACGGGCGCGAACCCCGGTGTCCGCGTGGCCTCCTCGGGGGCGATGCGGCCGAGGCATGACACGAAGGCCACATCGATCCGGTCACGGAATGCCTCGACCACCGCCTCGCTCGACAGGCTGGTACTACAGCCTCAGATCCTCGTGGTGTGATCGGTTGTGATTGGGTGCTGGTCGTCAGGGTCGGAAGCGGGCGGGTATAGGGTCGCCGCGACGGTGGTGGTGGCTGACGGTTGCCCGGGCCTGGACGGTCACAAAGTCTGAGGCTGTAGTACAAGGCTGGCCTTGCTGGTGCCCCGCGCGCCGTCCTGGCCTTGGCGAACTCGGTGTCGCCGTGGCGCCGTTGGTAGATGACGGAGGCAATGACGCGCGCGGCGGCTGAGGAGGCGAGGACGGTCGTACCCGGCGTGCTGAGCGCCTTGAGGAAGTTGGCCACCCGCTCGCGAGTGAGACGCATCCGCTCCAGACTCAGGCGGTCACAGCACGGTGCCCAGCCGTTCGATTAGCGCATGGGCCGTCTCCTCGCCGCCGACCGCGGCACCTGCCGTAGCGGTGGTAATGGCGATCGGTGCGAGGTACCCCTTGAGGGTCGCCACGGCGCGTCGGAGGGTGCCGGGGTCCGGCTCGTCTCGGGCGACTTCGGCGCGGATCGTTGTCGCGAGGTGCGATGCGTCCTCGCGGACATCGTCCGGCACGCCCGCAGCGGACAGATGGCGCACGGCGTCGGCCACGGCTTCGGCGAGGGCCTCGAAGCCCGGAGTGATCCTCTGGAGGGACTGGTCGACATCGCCGTAGGTCACCGGCCCTTGGACCTTGCCCACATTTCGATCGCCAGTCTGATCGATCTTGTCGCCGAAGTGAAAATTCTCGCTCATCGACTTACCTTGCCCGTGTTGTTGTTTCCGAACTGCTTGATGCTGTCGCCGACATGGAAGTTCTCGACCTGGAATTGAAACTCTGCCTGCGGGTTGTCGATCGCTTCCATGATCGATTGGGAGATCTGGGTCACCAGTTCTTCGTTGGGGCTCGCGAGTACGGCGTACGGTGCTCCCGCGGTCTCGATGTTGAGTTGATGCAGCGACTTTCGGGTGACTGACATGAACAGGCGGATGAGGCCGGAGACAAGGAGCGTGGCCAGGAATAGCAGGACCGCCGGCATGATGAGTTCGACCAGGGTGGATTGGCCTTGGGTCGCGTACAGGGCGAAGCCCATGAGCACGACGTACACCACGAGAACCCAGCGCCCGACGAGCTTCAGGATCTTGACGAAGCTCGGTTTCAGTGTCTTTGTCGTCACGCGGGCGATGTTGTGCAGGGGGTAGGCCTCGGAATCGACCCAGAGCACCCGTCGACTGACGCGGATACTGATCATGTTGCGCCTGTAGAACATCCTGTCCCCCCGCGCCAGGAATTCACTGAGAATAAGCGCTCAAATTCTATCCGTCTGTCGCTGGCGAATGCAGGCCGATCAGCAGAATGCGCATCGGCGATCAGAAGAAGTCGTGGGCCTTGTGCTAAGCCTCATCAGATCTTCGTGGTGTGATCGGTTGTGGCCGCGTTGCGGTCGCCAGGGGCGGAGGCGGGCGGGTAGTGGGTCGCCGCGGCGGTTGTAGTGGCTGGCGGTTGCCCGGGTCTGGTGGAGGGCTCGCCAGTGATGCTGCTGTAGGTGGTAGACGGGTTCGTGGTGGCCGACGAGGGCGGTGGCGGCGAGCACGCCGGCGAGTGCGGGGATGGTCAGGCGGATCAGTGGTGGGCGCTCATCTCTCTCGTGGGTGGGGCTTTTCCCTGTTCATTACTCTGTTCGGATGCGTGGTTGGGGACCGCGTCGTTCTCGGATGCAACTTGCTGCGCGGAGTGCTGGGCGCGCTGGCCGGTCAGGAAGGCCAGGGCGATCATCGCGCAGGCGACGTGGCGGTGCCAGGAGTTCCAGCGGCGGACCTGGTACCGGCCCAGCCCGGTGATCTGTTTCGCCTGCTGGTTGTTCTCCTCGATCCTCCACCGCACTCCGGCCCGGCACACAGCCTGCGGCAGGGCAGCGTCGCAGCGGTCATGCACGAGGAAGTAGGCGTACTCGAAATCCACGCGCCCACCCGCGAGCTGCTTCTTTTCGGTGGAGCGGCGGATGAGCAGGTGATGGGCGAAGCCGTCGGCGGGCTGGAGCCCTCGCCCTGGCTGCGGCGCTCCCACTGGTCACGGGCGATCGCGTAATGCAGCAGGTCACCGACTTTCTGCACGGCGGGCTGGTACGGCTTGCCTGGTGGACCGGCCACCAACAGCGTGAGGGGCACCCCCAGCACGTATGGCAGGTCATTCTCGTGCAGGCCACCACACCGTGAGGACCACCTCCCGCGGGCCGCGGCAACGGGGCGGTCGGTGGCGTTGCTCGGACAGGGGCTCCCGGCTCCGTTGCTCATTGCCCTCCCCGTGAGCAATTCGGCCGACGATGTCGCGACGGAGACACCCGACGGGGCCGACTTCGCGCCGACCGCGCTGCGCGCTCTGGGCGACGCCCTCATGGCAACGGTTCGTCCGTCACCGCGGTCGCTCCGCAATGGGCACGGATGAGCGCGATGAGGGAGTCGGTGGTGTGGTCGAGGTAGCTGCGGCCATCGGGCAGCTTGCCCTCCGGGCTGATGTAGCTGCGCGGCCCGAGATGGGTGGCCGGGTCGAGCCGATGCACGGTGATCTTCCCGGCTCGGCTGGCGCGGTTCCATCCGCTACGGCGGAACAAGCGCCAACGCTGAGGGAAGATCCAGGTGCCGACCCGCTCAATCCGGTCGCTCGCGCTGGTGAGTTGGTGCACGTGCTCGGCATGGGTGAGATCGTTGGCGCCGTTGTGGAACCCGCCGAGCGTGATCACCACGACCGGGCAACGCAGCTGGGTGTGCAGTTCCTCGACCGCGCCGGTCGCGACCTGCGCGCCGCCGCTGTAGCTGAGCAGCACCACGGGGATGCCGCTGCCGGGCTGGTAGCCGGCGAGCCGGAGCTGCGTGGCGATCTGGGTGCCGACGGCCCGGTTGTACAGGGGGCGGTACCGGTGGTCGGCGGCTACGAAGACCTGCATGACGTTGTGCAGGAACAGCAGCAGCCCGATGTGCCGGCGCAGCCACGCCCACACCTTGCGGTCGGCCAGCGGATCGGCCAGCGGCGAGTAGGGCTGCACCTGCCCAAGCACTCGCAGTTCCGGCGCTTTGGCTATCACGTCCTTGACCAGCTGGCCGCCGTCCCGGGTATCGCGGAAGCGGCGCTTTCCTATGCCGTCCAGGTACACCAGGTAAGCATCCGGCGGACGGTCCGGGCCGGCACCCCGTGCGTAGGGCACGCCCTCCGGAAGCTCGCTGCCGGGAGTGCGCAGGCCGGCGCTGTAGACAAGCACCTCGTGCCGGGCCAGAAGAGCCTCCGCCAGCAGGACGGGCCCAAGGACGAGGGCCCAGAGCAGGAATGTGTTCATGTGATCGACTCCATTGCCCGGGGCGCGCTGATCCGGACGACCAGACGCCGAACGGTCTCCACGGCGACACCGAGTCCGACCCCGGCGACGGCCACACAACCGGCGGCACTCCACCAGCCGAGTCCGGTCGCCACCGCCAGATGGTCGGCTAGGACGGCCCCGACGCCCAGGAAGAGCAGCAGATGGAGAAAGGGCCCCAGCAACGGGAACGCGAGGATGGCGGCGAGCAGCAGCGGGGCGACCAGCCCGGGTGTCCACGCCAAGCCCTCGCCCGGTGCTGGAGAGGACATCACCAGCTCGGCCAGGTTCCACGCGGTCAGCGGCCACAGCGCGAACACGACGCCCTCGACGATGCCCGCGGCCAGTAGCAACCCGCCGACAAGGGTTCGCGGCATGCCAGGCCTGCGCGCCAGCAGCGGCAGAATGCGCCCGACAGCCTCCGACAGTCCGGCCAACAACAGCAGAAGGACGACGACCGACATCACTCAGCCTCGCGGTGACGGATCGACAGGAACGGACGGACCGACCGAGCCGACCACATGCATGTACCGCTCCAGTTCGTCGGTGGCCCGCTGGTATCCCCCCGCATCGTGCTGGGCGGCCTTCAGCATGGTCGAGGCCGCCCGGAACCCGGGGTCGTGGAGCAGGCGCCTGGCAAGGACACGTACGGAGCCCCTGGCCACGTCCTCGGTTCGGATCGACAGGCCGGCGCCGAGCTCGACGACGCGGCGGGCCACCATCGGCTGATCAGCCCCCTGCGGGACCACCAACAGCGGAACCCCGGCATACATGGCCTCATTGACACTGTTCATCCCGCCATGGGTGACGAACAGCGCCGCGCGGGCCAGCACCTCCAGTTGCGGCACGAAGCGCCGGGCGAGCACGTTCGCAGGCAGCGGCCCCAGCGCATCGGGATCGGTCTGCCCCGTGGACAAGACCACAGTGCCGCCCAGCGGGGCGAGCGCGGTGGCGAACGTGCGCAGCAGCTCCGGATCTGCGTTGAACACCGTGCCCAACGACGCGTACAACACCGGGTCCCGCAGCCGATCGACCGGGAACGACGGGTCGACCGGGCGGGCGCCGATGCTCGGGCCGACGAAACGGTACGACTCGTCGAAGTCCCCGATGGCGGGCTGGAACTCCCGCGAGGTGTAGACGAGGTTGAGCGGCTGGCGGATGTTCGCCAGGTCGAGCCGTGGCAGCCCCGAGGTGTCGAAGCGGCGGTGCAGCTCCCGACGGGACCGCAGATAGCCCCGGACGCTACGGGGCCGGGCCCTCGCCTCGGCCAGCAGGTCCCACGAGCCCCGGGTGGGGCTGTGGAGGTGCCGGTTGAAGGCGAACGTGGTGAACGACGAGGCCGCCGGCACCTTGAGTTCGCGAGCGGCAACCGCGCCCCACAGACAGGAGGCGTCGTGGACGATCAGATCGGGCCGTTCGAGGCGCAGGTCGGTGAGCACGGCAGGCAGCCAGCGGACGGTGGTGTTCGCGAGCGCCTCCAGCCAGGTGAGCGGCGTCAGCTCATCGGGAAACGGCTGGTCGCCCTCGGGGTAGAGGCGCACCGTCGCGCCGGTGGCCTCGATCTCCTCACGGAACTGCGGCGAGGTGTGGTACGTGACGGTGTGGCCTCGCCGAACGAGCTCGGCCACGACCGGCAGCGTCGGGTTGATGTGCCCGTGCATGCCGATGTTGAGGAACGCGACGGTACTCACAGGTCGGCCTCCGATAGGTAAGAAGTCGATGCCTCGCCCGGACCGGCGGACGTCACCGCAGGGTCGTTGACCCGATACAGCCCCGGCCCGCTGATGTGCAGCCCGTCGAGGAAGCGCCCCGCGGTGTGGGACGCGGTGCTGATCAGCCGCTGGGAGTGGCCGAAGTCCCACGGGGCAGGCCAGGCCTCAATGCCGGTGGGGAGCACGACGGTCGGGATGTGCTTGGACACCTCTTCCAGGTCGCGCTCGATCTGATGACGCAACAGCAGGAGCCCAGCCCTGGCGGCGATCGCACCGGCACGCCGTCGTGGATTGGCGGGGCGCAACGGCGAGCTCTCCGGCCCGGTCGACAGCACCACCACGCTGGCAGCTCCCGCCTGGTGGGCCGCCAGTACCGGTACATAGGCGACCACTCCCCCGTCGACGAGGGTCCGGCCCTCACGCACCACCGGGGGCAGGATCCCGGGAATGGCCGCGCTGGCCAGCAGCGCGGATTCGAGGTCTCCGTGGTCGAGCAGCACTGGGGCGCCGGTGGCGAGGTCCATGGCCACCGCGGTGAACGGGACCGCCAACTGCTCGATCCGCGACGGCAGCCCGGCCCGGGCGATCAGTCGCCGCAGGCCGCGGTCGGTGAAGACGCTGGCCCGTGTGGACAGGTGGCCGAGTGGATACACCTCACGGCGGCGCAACTGGGTCCACACGTGGTCCAGCCATGGCGCGGCCCTGTTGGGGTGGGCGGCCGCGATGGCCCCGTTGAGTGCACCCACCGAGGTTCCGATGATCATGTCCGGGATGAATCCGCGCTGCTCCAGCGCGTATCCGACACCGACATGCGCCGCTCCGAGCACACCACCGGCGCCCACCACCACGGCCACAGGACGGGGAAGAGCGCGCAAGCCCGCCGAAGTCGGGTCCCCGGGCGACCGGCCCGATGACAGAGGACGCGTCCCCTTGTCGCCCGTCACGGTTCGATGCCTCTTCTGGCCACGCCCGATCGCCGAGGCGCGCCCTCTGAAGGCAAAGCGTGCCAACGACACTGGCCCTCGACGAGTAACGCTCATGAGATCGACCCTTCTCACACGGTGTTGGATCGCATTGGTTTCGCAACGATGACCGGGCAGCCGCCCAACCTGTGACACGATGCTGCAAGGCTGGGAGCGCGACGGTGACACCAACGACGTTTCGTGAGGGGCTGCTGGTCATCGTCCCGCACGGAGGAGGTCCACACTGCGGAGAGTCCTCAGGTGCTGTGCAGGACGGTGCGTAGGGTCTGGATGGCCTGCTCCACTGCGGCAGTTGCTGCCGGTGTGCTCCGGAGAAGGTTGAGCATCATGAAGTCGTGCAGGGTGCCGTTGATTCGGATGCTCGTGGTGGGGACGTCAGCCTGGGCCAGCCTGCGGGCGTACGCCTCGCCCTCGTCCCGCAGCACATCGCTCTCGTCGACGATGACGAGCGCGGGCGGCAGCCCCTGCAACTCCTTCAGGCTCGCCCGCAGCGGCGATACGGTGGTCTCCGCCCGCTGGGCGAAATCGGTCGTGTAGCAGTCCCAGAACCAGGCCATGGCCTTCGCCGTGAGGTAGGGGCCGGCCGCGAATTCCCGGTAACTTTCGGTGTTCTGGGCCGCGTCCGTCACGGGGTAGTACAGCGACTGGTGCGCGAAGGTCACATCACCACGCCGCTTGGCCATGAGGGTCAGCGCGGCGGTCATGTTGCCGCCGGCGGAGTCCCCGGCCACAGCCAGGCGGGAGCCGTCCAGCCCCTCGTCGGCGCCCTTGGCGGTGATCCACCGCGCTGTCGCGTACGCCTGTTCGATGGCCACCGGGTACTTGGCCTCCGGCGCACGGTCGTACTCCACGAACACGACGGCGGCATTCGTCCCCACGGCCAGCTCGCGCACCAGACGGTCATGAGTGCCGGCGTCGCCCGTCACCCAGCCCCCGCCGTGCAGGTAGAGGACGACCGGCAGCGTGCGTTGACTGCCGACGGGCTTGACGATGCGTACCGGCACATCGCCCACCTCGGCGGGCACCGTGATCCACTTCTCCTCAATGTCCGGCTTCTCCACCGGCACTGCCTGCAGTTCGTCCAGGACCTTCCGGGCACCTTCCGGACCGAACTCGTACAGGAACGGCGGACTGGCCGTCGCGTCCGCGAGTGCCTGAGCCGCAGTCTCAAGAAGGGGCTTGGTCATCACTGCGCTCCTCAGGTCGGCAGACTCTCGCCTGCTGTCACCCTTATGACAAGGCACCTGCTGAAGGTGTGACATACGCCGAGACAGACCCAGACAACACGGTCGGTGTGCGGGGTCGCACTCCAACACTGCGGGGCCGCCCTCCAATACACGTCGGTCGCGCGTGCGGATGT contains:
- a CDS encoding TetR/AcrR family transcriptional regulator; amino-acid sequence: MPRPHRPRGGHADTGVRARTSAQLAGLVMLRYVLAVEPLATLDFEELMEWLVPAVEVHVDQLPQE
- a CDS encoding DUF6232 family protein, translating into MISIRVSRRVLWVDSEAYPLHNIARVTTKTLKPSFVKILKLVGRWVLVVYVVLMGFALYATQGQSTLVELIMPAVLLFLATLLVSGLIRLFMSVTRKSLHQLNIETAGAPYAVLASPNEELVTQISQSIMEAIDNPQAEFQFQVENFHVGDSIKQFGNNNTGKVSR
- a CDS encoding macrolide family glycosyltransferase, translated to MSTVAFLNIGMHGHINPTLPVVAELVRRGHTVTYHTSPQFREEIEATGATVRLYPEGDQPFPDELTPLTWLEALANTTVRWLPAVLTDLRLERPDLIVHDASCLWGAVAARELKVPAASSFTTFAFNRHLHSPTRGSWDLLAEARARPRSVRGYLRSRRELHRRFDTSGLPRLDLANIRQPLNLVYTSREFQPAIGDFDESYRFVGPSIGARPVDPSFPVDRLRDPVLYASLGTVFNADPELLRTFATALAPLGGTVVLSTGQTDPDALGPLPANVLARRFVPQLEVLARAALFVTHGGMNSVNEAMYAGVPLLVVPQGADQPMVARRVVELGAGLSIRTEDVARGSVRVLARRLLHDPGFRAASTMLKAAQHDAGGYQRATDELERYMHVVGSVGPSVPVDPSPRG
- a CDS encoding patatin-like phospholipase family protein, with the translated sequence MRALPRPVAVVVGAGGVLGAAHVGVGYALEQRGFIPDMIIGTSVGALNGAIAAAHPNRAAPWLDHVWTQLRRREVYPLGHLSTRASVFTDRGLRRLIARAGLPSRIEQLAVPFTAVAMDLATGAPVLLDHGDLESALLASAAIPGILPPVVREGRTLVDGGVVAYVPVLAAHQAGAASVVVLSTGPESSPLRPANPRRRAGAIAARAGLLLLRHQIERDLEEVSKHIPTVVLPTGIEAWPAPWDFGHSQRLISTASHTAGRFLDGLHISGPGLYRVNDPAVTSAGPGEASTSYLSEADL
- a CDS encoding alpha/beta hydrolase; this encodes MTKPLLETAAQALADATASPPFLYEFGPEGARKVLDELQAVPVEKPDIEEKWITVPAEVGDVPVRIVKPVGSQRTLPVVLYLHGGGWVTGDAGTHDRLVRELAVGTNAAVVFVEYDRAPEAKYPVAIEQAYATARWITAKGADEGLDGSRLAVAGDSAGGNMTAALTLMAKRRGDVTFAHQSLYYPVTDAAQNTESYREFAAGPYLTAKAMAWFWDCYTTDFAQRAETTVSPLRASLKELQGLPPALVIVDESDVLRDEGEAYARRLAQADVPTTSIRINGTLHDFMMLNLLRSTPAATAAVEQAIQTLRTVLHST